In Strigops habroptila isolate Jane chromosome 4, bStrHab1.2.pri, whole genome shotgun sequence, a single genomic region encodes these proteins:
- the PTH gene encoding parathyroid hormone yields the protein MTSIKNLARTAIIIYAICFFTNSDGRPMIKRSVSEMQLMHNLGEHRHTVERQDWLQMKLQDVHSALEDARTQRPRNKDEIVLGEIRSRRLLPEHLRAAMQKKSINLDKAYMDVLFKTKP from the exons ATGACTTCTATAAAAAATCTGGCGAGGACTGCAATCATTATATATGCCATATGCTTTTTTACAAACTCTGATGGAAGACCAATGAT aaaaagatCAGTGAGCGAGATGCAACTAATGCATAATCTTGGAGAACATCGACACACCGTAGAGAGACAGGACTGGCTTCAAATGAAACTGCAGGATGTGCACAGTGCCCTCGAGGATGCCAGGACCCAGAGACCTCGAAACAAGGATGAGATTGTGCTGGGTGAGATAAGAAGTCGGAGGCTGCTCCCTGAGCATTTGCGGGCAGCAATGCAGAAGAAATCCATCAATCTGGACAAAGCTTACATGGATGtactctttaaaacaaagccatAA